From a region of the Podospora pseudopauciseta strain CBS 411.78 chromosome 7 map unlocalized CBS411.78m_7, whole genome shotgun sequence genome:
- the CCS1 gene encoding copper chaperone (EggNog:ENOG503NZHY; COG:P) → MPPIPKFSFTKPIAYSLSGIALLASAGAYTYRRQLLHLQQQQQQRSQSPIFPGNKSPNSPIVSAATASSLKMAVTTPFQTLFAVPMHCESCAKDISQALFKVSGITKVEPDVKEQLVTIEGTAPPSAIVDAIQATGRDAILRGSGASNSAAVSILETYYRRSVQEAAASASASKPAGSWINQRLVRGLARMVQVSPTETVVDLTIRGLSPGKYRATIRAYGNLQDGVTSAGPIWSGTTTTTTADSETKPTTPRGILGTVEIGSDGRGTVFLNHPFQVWEVIGHALVISPNDESDEGKPLTNDENTVVGIIARSAGVWDNDKTVCSCTGKTLWEERKDEVSKGML, encoded by the exons aTGCCTCCTATCCCCAAATTCAGCTTCACAAAACCCATTGCATACAGTCTCAGTGGCATCGCCCTCTTAGCATCTGCAGGCGCATACACATATCGACGGCAGCTTCTCCATctgcaacaacagcaacagcagcgaTCCCAGTCGCCAATATTCCCAGGAAATAAAAGTCCCAACTCACCAATAGTCTCAGCGGCAACCGCATCTTCTTTAAAAATGGCCGTTACAACCCCTTTTCAG ACTCTCTTCGCAGTGCCCATGCATTGTGAAAGTTGCGCCAAAGACATTTCGCAAGCCTTGTTCAAAGTATCCGGCATCACAAAGGTTGAACCAGACGTCAAGGAGCAGCTGGTGACAATTGAAGGAACCG caccaccatcagccaTCGTCGATGCCATTCAAGCCACCGGACGTGATGCCATCCTCCGCGGTTCAGGAGCTTCAAACA GCGCGGCAGTAAGCATCCTAGAAACCTACTACCGCCGCTCCGTCCAAgaagccgccgcctccgcctcagCCAGTAAGCCAGCCGGCAGCTGGATCAACCAACGCCTCGTCCGCGGCCTCGCCAGGATGGTCCAAGTAAGCCCCACAGAAACAGTCGTCGACCTCACCATCCGCGGCCTCTCACCAGGAAAATACCGGGCCACCATCCGCGCCTACGGAAACCTCCAGGACGGGGTCACCTCTGCGGGCCCCATCTGGAGCgggaccaccaccacaacaactGCTGACAGCGAAacaaaacccaccacccctcgtGGAATCCTGGGTACGGTAGAGATAGGATCAGACGGACGGGGAACcgtcttcctcaaccaccccttccagGTGTGGGAGGTCATCGGCCACGCTCTGGTTATCTCACCCAATGACGAGAGCGACGAGGGGAAGCCCCTGACCAATGATGAGAACACCGTGGTTGGGATCATCGCGAGGAGTGCCGGGGTTTGGGATAATGATAAGACTGTTTGCTCCTGCACGGGGAAGACCTTGTGGGAGGAAAGGAAGGATGAGGTATCAAAAGGGATGCTGTGA
- the MRPL23 gene encoding 54S ribosomal protein L23, mitochondrial (BUSCO:EOG092654LJ; EggNog:ENOG503P1Y2; COG:J): MSQTIGSTRLAYSRVWHHISASAPHPTLSTVKSPPEAVTPPSLGRLASRIAMILMGKHKPIWDPSTDCGDYVVVTNCAALYTTGHKKWRKTYYRHNTRPGSLRTITMDVLMDKFGGAEVLRKAVSGMLPKNRLRDKRLARLKAFEGDAHPYKENIIRFGGKKVGQTGWEDIVKAVREGDKATIPS, translated from the exons ATGTCTCAAACTATAGGCTCT ACCCGCCTTGCCTACTCAAGAGTATGGCACCACATCTCCGCCTCGgccccccacccaaccctctcaaccGTCAAGTCCCCCCCGGAAGCCGTCACCCCCCCCTCGCTCGGCCGTCTCGCCTCCCGTATCGCCATGATCCTCATGGGCAAGCACAAGCCCATATGGGACCCCTCCACCGACTGCGGCGACTATGTCGTCGTCACCAACTGCGCGGCGCTGTACACCACCGGTCACAAGAAGTGGAGGAAGACATACTACCGCCACAACACCAGACCGGGTTCGCTGAGGACGATTACGATGGATGTGCTTATGGATAAGTTTGGCGGTGCCGAGgtgttgaggaaggcggtTAGTGGCATGCTGCCCAAGAACAGGTTGAGGGACAAGAGGCTGGCGAGGTTGAAGGCTTTCGAGGGGGATGCCCATCCGTATAAGGAGAATATTATCAGGtttggggggaagaaggttggCCAGACTGGGTGGGAGGATATTGTGAAGGCGGTTAGGGAGGGTGATAAGGCTACGATCCCGTCATGA
- a CDS encoding uncharacterized protein (EggNog:ENOG503NWXW; COG:Q), with the protein MARLAAARYGKDNVRVYKVHKDEATGTQSVTEMTVCCLLEGQIETSYTEADNSVVVATDSIKNTIYIKAKEHPVNPPELYAAHLGQHFLDKYPHINAANIKVIVHRWTRINIDGKPHPHSFYRDGNETRNVEARVTREAGIELKSAIQGLSVLKSTGSAFHGFVRDEYTTLGETWDRILSTDVDATWNWKTFATVADVEKGVERFDQAFEAARNITLKTFAEDESASVQNTMYKMCEEILEKAAEVEVVGYSLPNKHYFEIDLSWHKGYKNTGKDAEVYAPQSGPNGLIKCEVARS; encoded by the exons ATGGCtcgtcttgctgctgctcgctATGGAAAGGACAATGTCCGTGTCTACAAGGTGCACAAGGATGAGGCTACCGGCACTCAGTCCGTCACTGAGATGACCGTCTGCTGCCTTCTCGAGGGCCAGATTGAGACTTC TTACACCGAGGCCGACAACAGCGTTGTTGTGGCTACCGATTCAATCAAGAACACCATTTacatcaaggccaaggagcaCCCCGTCAACCCCCCTGAGCTTTACGCCGCCCACCTCGGCCAGCACTTCCTCGACAAGTACCCCCACATCAAcgccgccaacatcaaggTGATCGTTCACAGATGGACTCGCATCAACATCGACGGCAAGCCCCACCCCCACAGCTTCTACCGCGACGGCAACGAGACCCGCAACGTGGAAGCTCGCGTCACCCGCGAGGCTGGCATTGAGCTCAAGTCCGCCATCCAGGGTCTCTCCGTCCTTAAGTCCACCGGCTCTGCCTTCCACGGCTTCGTCAGGGACGAGTACACCACCCTCGGCGAGACTTGGGACCGTATCCTGTCTACCGACGTTGATGCCACCTGGAACTGGAAGACCTTTGCCACAGTCGCCGACGTGGAGAAGGGCGTTGAGAGGTTCGACCAGGCTTTCGAGGCGGCCCGCAACATCACCCTCAAGACGTTCGCCGAGGACGAGTCCGCCTCGGTCCAGAACACCATGTACAAGATGTGCGAGGAGATCTTGGAGaaggcggccgaggtggaggttgttggctaCTCTTTGCCCAACAAGCACTACTTTGAGATtg ACCTCAGCTGGCACAAGGGCTACAAGAACACCGGCAAGGACGCCGAGGTGTACGCTCCCCAGTCTGGCCCCAACGGCCTCATCAAGTGCGAGGTCGCTCGCTCCTAA